In Silene latifolia isolate original U9 population chromosome 3, ASM4854445v1, whole genome shotgun sequence, a single window of DNA contains:
- the LOC141648598 gene encoding uncharacterized protein LOC141648598, translating to MKLVKACNNFIILVVEKYNGRLWYLVLFYGAPSLSLRTSVLMEIEKWMDTCHHPFLIVGDFNQVEYSCDKLNSSQRPIEGAEDFSLWKLRNELVEIPFKGPRFTWCNNRKGNKRVYERLDKALGSKDWFSFFPESGIKHYLIQISDHAPIEVDLNLIKNEGKKPYKIDAWALDYEECLEKVRQVWSTSDKGSPAYCITRKMARVRTSIKKWTLDKKAE from the coding sequence ATGAAGTTGGTGAAGGCTTGTAATAATTTTATTATCCTTGTTGTCGAGAAATATAACGGAAGGTTATGGTATCTTGTGCTTTTTTATGGTGCTCCAAGTTTAAGTTTGCGTACCTCTGTGCTAATGGAAATAGAGAAATGGATGGATACATGTCATCACCCATTCCTTATAGTAGGGGATTTTAATCAAGTTGAGTACAGTTGTGATAAATTAAATTCTAGTCAAAGACCAATCGAAGGGGCGGAGGATTTCAGTCTATGGAAATTAAGGAATGAGTTGGTGGAGATTCCTTTTAAAGGACCACGCTTTACATGGTGCAATAACAGAAAGGGAAATAAGAGGGTTTACGAGAGGCTGGACAAAGCTCTGGGGTCTAAAGACTGGTTCTCCTTCTTTCCGGAGTCGGGTATTAAACATTATCTTATCCAAATTTCTGATCACGCTCCGATTGAAGTTGATTTGAATCTAATTAAGAATGAAGGTAAAAAACCGTATAAAATCGATGCGTGGGCACTGGATTACGAGGAATGTCTTGAAAAGGTGCGGCAGGTTTGGAGTACTAGTGATAAGGGGTCACCGGCTTACTGCATCACCAGGAAGATGGCCCGAGTTCGCACTAGTATTAAAAAGTGGACTCTGGACAAAAAGGCGGAATGA